In a genomic window of Rhinolophus ferrumequinum isolate MPI-CBG mRhiFer1 chromosome 2, mRhiFer1_v1.p, whole genome shotgun sequence:
- the TMPRSS3 gene encoding transmembrane protease serine 3 isoform X3 — MGENDPPAAEAPFSFRSLFGLDDLKISPVTPDADAVAAQILSLLPLKFFPIIVIGLIALILAVAIGLGVHFDCSGKYRCRSSFKCIELSARCDGVSDCKDGEDEYRCVRVSGQHGVLQVFTAAVWRTMCSEDWKGHHANVACGQLGFPSYVSSDTLRVDLLEEQFQGDFVSINHLLSDDKVTALHHAVYMREECASGRVVTLKCTACGLRTGYSARIVGGNMSSLAQWPWQASLQFQGYHLCGGSIITPLWIVTAAHCVYDLYLPKSWTIQVGLVSLLDSPAPSYLVEKIIYHSKYKPKRLGNDIALMKLAVPLTFNEMTQPICLPNSEENFPDGKMCWTSGWGSTEEGGDASPVLNHAAVPLISNKICNHRDVYGGIISPSMVCAGYLKGGVDSCQGDSGGPLVCQERRLWKLVGATSFGIGCADVNKPGVYTRITSFLDWIHEQLERDLKT, encoded by the exons ATGGGGGAAAACGACCCACCCGCTGCTGAAGCCCCCTTCTCCTTCAGATCGCTGTTTGGTCTTGATGATTTGAAAATAAGTCCTGTTACGCCAG ACGCGGATGCGGTGGCTGCACAGATCCTGTCACTGCTGCCCCTGAAGTTCTTCCCAATCATCGTCATTGGGCTCATTGCACTGATATTAGCTGTGGCCATCGGTCTGGGCG TCCACTTCGACTGCTCCGGGAAATACAGGTGCCGGTCATCTTTTAAGTGTATTGAGCTGTCGGCGCGATGCGACGGGGTCTCCGACTGCAAAGACGGGGAGGATGAGTACCGATGTG TTCGCGTGAGCGGTCAGCATGGCGTGCTTCAGGTGTTCACAGCCGCTGTCTGGAGGACCATGTGCTCTGAAGACTGGAAAGGTCACCACGCGAACGTCGCCTGTGGCCAGCTGGGCTTTCCAAG CTACGTCAGTTCAGACACCCTCAGAGTGGATTTGCTTGAGGAGCAGTTCCAAGGGGACTTTGTTTCCATCAATCACCTCCTGTCGGACGACAAAGTGACCGCCCTGCACCACGCGGTGTATATGAG GGAGGAATGTGCCTCGGGTCGCGTGGTTACCTTGAAGTGCACAG CCTGTGGTCTGAGGACCGGCTACAGCGCCCGCATCGTGGGTGGAAACATGTCCTCACTCGCACAGTGGCCCTGGCAGGCCAGCCTTCAGTTCCAGGGCTACCACTTGTGCGGGGGCTCCATCATCACCCCCCTGTGGATTGTCACCGCTGCCCACTGTGTTTATGA CCTGTACCTCCCCAAGTCATGGACCATCCAGGTGGGCCTGGTCTCCCTGCTGGACAGTCCAGCGCCCTCCTACCTGGTGGAAAAAATCATCTACCACAGCAAGTACAAGCCGAAGAGGTTGGGTAACGACATTGCCCTCATGAAGTTGGCGGTGCCGCTCACTTTCAATG AGATGACCCAACCCATTTGTCTGCCCAACTCCGAAGAGAACTTTCCTGATGGAAAAATGTGCTGGACGTCAGGATGGGGGTCCACCGAGGAAGGAG GCGACGCCTCCCCAGTCCTCAACCACGCAGCTGTGCCTTTAATCTCCAACAAGATCTGCAACCACAGGGACGTGTACGGGGGCATCATCTCGCCCTCCATGGTCTGTGCCGGCTACCTGAAAGGTGGTGTGGACAGCTGCCAG GGAGACAGCGGGGGACCCCTGGTGTGTCAGGAGAGAAGGCTGTGGAAGTTGGTGGGCGCCACGAGCTTTGGCATCGGCTGTGCAGATGTGAACAAGCCCGGGGTGTACACCCGTATCACATCCTTCCTGGACTGGAttcatgagcagctggag agGGACCTGAAAACTTGA
- the TMPRSS3 gene encoding transmembrane protease serine 3 isoform X1: protein MMAAPEMEVEVEPEVRSPEIVTMGENDPPAAEAPFSFRSLFGLDDLKISPVTPDADAVAAQILSLLPLKFFPIIVIGLIALILAVAIGLGVHFDCSGKYRCRSSFKCIELSARCDGVSDCKDGEDEYRCVRVSGQHGVLQVFTAAVWRTMCSEDWKGHHANVACGQLGFPSYVSSDTLRVDLLEEQFQGDFVSINHLLSDDKVTALHHAVYMREECASGRVVTLKCTACGLRTGYSARIVGGNMSSLAQWPWQASLQFQGYHLCGGSIITPLWIVTAAHCVYDLYLPKSWTIQVGLVSLLDSPAPSYLVEKIIYHSKYKPKRLGNDIALMKLAVPLTFNEMTQPICLPNSEENFPDGKMCWTSGWGSTEEGGDASPVLNHAAVPLISNKICNHRDVYGGIISPSMVCAGYLKGGVDSCQGDSGGPLVCQERRLWKLVGATSFGIGCADVNKPGVYTRITSFLDWIHEQLERDLKT, encoded by the exons ATGATGGCGGCTCCAGAAATG gaggtggaggtggagccGGAAGTCAGAAGCCCTGAAATAGTCACCATGGGGGAAAACGACCCACCCGCTGCTGAAGCCCCCTTCTCCTTCAGATCGCTGTTTGGTCTTGATGATTTGAAAATAAGTCCTGTTACGCCAG ACGCGGATGCGGTGGCTGCACAGATCCTGTCACTGCTGCCCCTGAAGTTCTTCCCAATCATCGTCATTGGGCTCATTGCACTGATATTAGCTGTGGCCATCGGTCTGGGCG TCCACTTCGACTGCTCCGGGAAATACAGGTGCCGGTCATCTTTTAAGTGTATTGAGCTGTCGGCGCGATGCGACGGGGTCTCCGACTGCAAAGACGGGGAGGATGAGTACCGATGTG TTCGCGTGAGCGGTCAGCATGGCGTGCTTCAGGTGTTCACAGCCGCTGTCTGGAGGACCATGTGCTCTGAAGACTGGAAAGGTCACCACGCGAACGTCGCCTGTGGCCAGCTGGGCTTTCCAAG CTACGTCAGTTCAGACACCCTCAGAGTGGATTTGCTTGAGGAGCAGTTCCAAGGGGACTTTGTTTCCATCAATCACCTCCTGTCGGACGACAAAGTGACCGCCCTGCACCACGCGGTGTATATGAG GGAGGAATGTGCCTCGGGTCGCGTGGTTACCTTGAAGTGCACAG CCTGTGGTCTGAGGACCGGCTACAGCGCCCGCATCGTGGGTGGAAACATGTCCTCACTCGCACAGTGGCCCTGGCAGGCCAGCCTTCAGTTCCAGGGCTACCACTTGTGCGGGGGCTCCATCATCACCCCCCTGTGGATTGTCACCGCTGCCCACTGTGTTTATGA CCTGTACCTCCCCAAGTCATGGACCATCCAGGTGGGCCTGGTCTCCCTGCTGGACAGTCCAGCGCCCTCCTACCTGGTGGAAAAAATCATCTACCACAGCAAGTACAAGCCGAAGAGGTTGGGTAACGACATTGCCCTCATGAAGTTGGCGGTGCCGCTCACTTTCAATG AGATGACCCAACCCATTTGTCTGCCCAACTCCGAAGAGAACTTTCCTGATGGAAAAATGTGCTGGACGTCAGGATGGGGGTCCACCGAGGAAGGAG GCGACGCCTCCCCAGTCCTCAACCACGCAGCTGTGCCTTTAATCTCCAACAAGATCTGCAACCACAGGGACGTGTACGGGGGCATCATCTCGCCCTCCATGGTCTGTGCCGGCTACCTGAAAGGTGGTGTGGACAGCTGCCAG GGAGACAGCGGGGGACCCCTGGTGTGTCAGGAGAGAAGGCTGTGGAAGTTGGTGGGCGCCACGAGCTTTGGCATCGGCTGTGCAGATGTGAACAAGCCCGGGGTGTACACCCGTATCACATCCTTCCTGGACTGGAttcatgagcagctggag agGGACCTGAAAACTTGA
- the TMPRSS3 gene encoding transmembrane protease serine 3 isoform X2, translating into MSTDVGSAGHSRTAAPVSRPVRVSGQHGVLQVFTAAVWRTMCSEDWKGHHANVACGQLGFPSYVSSDTLRVDLLEEQFQGDFVSINHLLSDDKVTALHHAVYMREECASGRVVTLKCTACGLRTGYSARIVGGNMSSLAQWPWQASLQFQGYHLCGGSIITPLWIVTAAHCVYDLYLPKSWTIQVGLVSLLDSPAPSYLVEKIIYHSKYKPKRLGNDIALMKLAVPLTFNEMTQPICLPNSEENFPDGKMCWTSGWGSTEEGGDASPVLNHAAVPLISNKICNHRDVYGGIISPSMVCAGYLKGGVDSCQGDSGGPLVCQERRLWKLVGATSFGIGCADVNKPGVYTRITSFLDWIHEQLERDLKT; encoded by the exons ATGAGTACCGATGTG GGCTCCGCCGGCCACTCACGGACTGCTGCGCCCGTGTCTCGGCCAGTTCGCGTGAGCGGTCAGCATGGCGTGCTTCAGGTGTTCACAGCCGCTGTCTGGAGGACCATGTGCTCTGAAGACTGGAAAGGTCACCACGCGAACGTCGCCTGTGGCCAGCTGGGCTTTCCAAG CTACGTCAGTTCAGACACCCTCAGAGTGGATTTGCTTGAGGAGCAGTTCCAAGGGGACTTTGTTTCCATCAATCACCTCCTGTCGGACGACAAAGTGACCGCCCTGCACCACGCGGTGTATATGAG GGAGGAATGTGCCTCGGGTCGCGTGGTTACCTTGAAGTGCACAG CCTGTGGTCTGAGGACCGGCTACAGCGCCCGCATCGTGGGTGGAAACATGTCCTCACTCGCACAGTGGCCCTGGCAGGCCAGCCTTCAGTTCCAGGGCTACCACTTGTGCGGGGGCTCCATCATCACCCCCCTGTGGATTGTCACCGCTGCCCACTGTGTTTATGA CCTGTACCTCCCCAAGTCATGGACCATCCAGGTGGGCCTGGTCTCCCTGCTGGACAGTCCAGCGCCCTCCTACCTGGTGGAAAAAATCATCTACCACAGCAAGTACAAGCCGAAGAGGTTGGGTAACGACATTGCCCTCATGAAGTTGGCGGTGCCGCTCACTTTCAATG AGATGACCCAACCCATTTGTCTGCCCAACTCCGAAGAGAACTTTCCTGATGGAAAAATGTGCTGGACGTCAGGATGGGGGTCCACCGAGGAAGGAG GCGACGCCTCCCCAGTCCTCAACCACGCAGCTGTGCCTTTAATCTCCAACAAGATCTGCAACCACAGGGACGTGTACGGGGGCATCATCTCGCCCTCCATGGTCTGTGCCGGCTACCTGAAAGGTGGTGTGGACAGCTGCCAG GGAGACAGCGGGGGACCCCTGGTGTGTCAGGAGAGAAGGCTGTGGAAGTTGGTGGGCGCCACGAGCTTTGGCATCGGCTGTGCAGATGTGAACAAGCCCGGGGTGTACACCCGTATCACATCCTTCCTGGACTGGAttcatgagcagctggag agGGACCTGAAAACTTGA